One window of the Anomaloglossus baeobatrachus isolate aAnoBae1 chromosome 12, aAnoBae1.hap1, whole genome shotgun sequence genome contains the following:
- the CHURC1 gene encoding protein Churchill, translated as MCGGCVQQEYPDRGNTCLETGSFLLNYVSCAKCNTRDFVLIANKTADDEDGEEIITYDHMCKNCHHVIAKHEYTFSVVDEYQEYTMLCMLCGRAEDSVSVLPDDPRQMAPLF; from the exons ATGTGTGGAGGCTGTGTACAGCAGGAGTACCCGGACCGG GGGAACACCTGTTTGGAGACCGGATCCTTTCTGTTGAATTACGTAAGTTGTGCAAAGTGCAACACGCGAGACTTTGTGCTCATCGCCAATAAAACAGCGGATGACGAGGATGGAGAAGAGATTATCACATACGATC ATATGTGCAAAAATTGCCACCATGTGATTGCAAAGCACGAGTATACCTTCAGTGTGGTGGACGAATATCAG GAGTACaccatgctgtgtatgctgtgcggGAGAGCAGAAGACTCTGTCAGCGTTCTGCCCGATGACCCACGACAGATGGCTCCTCTCTTTTAG